The window GTAAGTTTTTAAAAAAAAGAATCCTCATAATTGATATGCTCCCGTTTTACTAGACGTATAAATTCTACATGAAGAAAAAAGAGTGACAGAAAAGCGGTTAATAATTGTCAATATGACGAGTTATTAACCGCTTACAAAATACAAAGACTTTTAGAGGATTATTTATTTTTCATAATTAAAATTATAATGCTTAAAATTAGCATAATGCTTCCTGTTATAGCTAAAATAGCAATCAAAAATGGCGGAACATACCTATCATAAGATTTTATACCAGTAATTGCCGTAACACCAACGAAACAAGCAAATATATTAAACATTACAAGCCTAATCTTCCTTACCTTATACAAACCATTATCTTTTTTCTCCTCCATTCTTCCAACCCCCCTTATATTTTAATCCCTTTATACAGTATATGTTATTTTGATTTATATACTTCTACACCACCCTAAACTAAAAAATGGCGCTCATTAAAATGTTAGATACTTTTTTGTTGATATTTTACTATACAACTTAGATTGTGACGTTTAAATATACGTTAAGAAAGTTCGTTGTCTGACCAACGGGAGTTTAGAACTTTTAGTATATTTAATTAGTCTCAATCTGTAGTTGTATTTAAATATTGACTAAGTATCGGTATTTTAATGAGTGCCATTTTCTGCTTAACCACATATATATTTTATAATTTCAAAATTGACTAAAAAAGAATCCCCAATTATTGAGGATTCTTTTAATCTTTCTACTTTTCTTTCATAGCTATTAATAATTCTCTATCAGAAACCACATCAGCTTCCTTTACATAAACCTTATCTATTACTCCATTACTTCTAGAAACTATTGTAGTTTCCATTTTCATAGCCTCTATTATTATAACTGGTTGATTTTCTTTAACTTCATCCCCCTCGTTAACTAATATCTTTACCACTTTTCCAGGAATACTAGCCCCAACTTCAAGTTTGTTATCAAGGTCAGCTTTAAGAACTGTTTTTACATTCATTGCGAAGTTTTTATCTTCTATTTCAACTTCTCTTCTCATACCATTTAATTCGAATGTAAGTGTTCTCTTTCCATCTTCTTTAGCGTCTGCTATTTCTACTAATTTTATAGTTAAAACCTTACCAGGCTCTATTTCTACTTCACATTCTTCGCCCTTATTTAATCCATGGAAGAATACATCACTCTCAAGTTTTGATACATCATTGTACTCCTTAAGGTGAGATAAATATTCTTCATATACTTTAGGATATAAACAATAACTTATTATATTTCTCATGTTAGTCTTCATATTGAATTTTTCATCTAACATTTTTTCAATTTCATCAAAATCTACATCTTCTAAAAGTTCTCCTGGTCTTACACCAATAGGTTCTTCTCCTTTTAAAACAACCTTTTGTAAATCTTTAGGGAATCCACCTTCTGGCTGACCTATCATTCCTCTGAAGTAATCTACTACTGAATCTGGGAATGAAACTTCTTCTCCTTTTGTAGCTATATTCTCTTTATTAAGACCATTCTTAGTCATGAATATAGATAAATCTCCAACTACTTTTGATGAAGGTGTAACTTTTATTATATCTCCTAATATTTCATTAGCTTCTTTATAATTGTCTTTTACTTCTTTAAACTTGTTTCCAAGTCCTAAGCTTTCAACTTGAGGTTTTAAGTTAGTGTATTGTCCACCAGGTATTTCATATTTGTATATTTCAGCTGATGATGTTTTTAAGTCACTTTCAAATTTAGAATATACTTTTCTAAGATCTCTATAGTATTCTCCTATTTGATAAATTCCTTCAAGATCTATTTTAGTATCTCTACCTGTATTCTTTAAAGCTTCTACTAAACTATTCATAGATGGTTGACTTGTAAGTCCTGCCATAGATTCAACAGCAGTATCTACTATATCAACTCCAGCTTGTGATGCCATAAGAAGTGTTGATAGTCCATTTCCACTAGTATCATGAGTATGAAGGTGAATTGGAACTCCTACTTCTTCTTTTAATGCCTTTACAAGTTCATATGCTGCGTAAGGCTTTAAAAGACCTGCCATATCTTTTATAGCTATCATGTTAACTCCCATTTTTTCAAGTTCTTTAGCCATATTTACATAATATTTAGTAGTATATTTAGTTTTAGTAGGATCTAATATATCTCCACTATAACATATAGTACCTTCTACTAGACTTCCTGTATTTAAAGCTTCGTATATAGGTAGTCTCATATTTTCAATCCAGTTTAAACTATCAAATATTCTAAATATATCTATTCCTTTATTTGATGATTCTTTAATAAATTCTTTTAATACATTATCTGGATAGTTTTTATATCCTACAGCATTAGAAGCTCTAAGAAGCATTTGGAACATTACATTAGGTATATTTTCTCTAAGCTTTTCAAGTCTTAGCCATGGCGACTCCTTAAGAAATCTATATGCCACATCATAAGTTGCTCCTCCCCACATCTCAAGTGAGAATAAATCATTCATATTATGACTTACAGCCTTTGAAACTTTTAAAAGGTCGTTAGTTCTTACTCTAGTAGCAAATAATGATTGATGAGCATCTCTCATTGTAGTATCAGTTATAAATAGTTTCTTCTCATCTTTAACATATTCCATAAACTTTTTAGTTCCAAGCTTTTTAAATAAATCTCTAGAACCTTCCATCATTATCGATTCATCAACCTTAGGTGCTTTTGGCATATCAAAATCTTTTTTAACTTGTTTAGCTTCATTAATTGTTACATTTCCTATGAATTGTAAAAGTTTTGTACCTCTATCTTTACCTTCTCTTATTTCAAATAATTCTTCTGTTTCATCAACAAACTTAGTATCACATTTACCATCTACAAAATCAGGATGGTTTAATACATTTACCAAAAATCCTATATTAGTCTTAACTCCTCTTATTCTAATCTCCTTTATAGATCTTAACATCTTTCTTATAGAGTTTTTAAACGTTCTATCCCAAGATATAGTCTTAACCAATAAACTATCATAGTGAGGTGTTATTTCAGATCCTGTGAATCCATTTCCTCCATCAAGTCTTATACCAAAACCTGATCCAGTTCTATAAACATGTATTTTTCCTGTGTCTGGCATAAAATTATTTTTAGGATCCTCTGTAGTTATTCTACACTGTATTGAATATCCATTTAACTTTATATCATCTTGCGATTTTATATTTATTTCTTCACTGTCTAATGAATATCCTTGAGCTACAAGTATTTGACTTTGAACTATATCAATTCCCGTTACCATTTCAGATACAGTATGTTCAACTTGTATTCTAGGATTCATCTCTATAAAATAATAATTTTCATCAGCATCAACTAGAAACTCTAAAGTTCCAGCACTATGATACCCTACATGATTTGCAAGTTTTAGAGCATCTTCACATATTCTATCTCTAACATCTTCACTAAGTCCAAATGCAGGAGCAAATTCTATAATCTTTTGATGTCTTCTTTGTACAGAACAGTCTCTTTCATAAAGATGAACTATATTTCCATGCTTATCTCCTACTATTTGAACCTCTATATGCTTTGGCTTTCTCAAGTACTTTTCTACAAATATACAAGCTTTACCAAAAGCTTTTTTAGATTCACTAACAGCTCTATCGAACTCTAAAACTAAGTCTTCTTCTTTCTCTATTACTCTCATACCTCTTCCGCCACCACCATTAGAGGCTTTAAGCATAATAGGGTATCCTATTTGTTTTGCTATTACTTTGGCTTCTTCTGCTGTTTCAATAGAATGATCTACTCCAGGTATTGTTGGTACATTTGCTTCTTTAGCAACCTTTTTAGAGTTTATTTTATCCCCCATTCTATCCATAACCTCAGGAGATGGTCCTATAAACTCTATACCATTTTCTCTACACATTCTAGCAAACTCTGCATTCTCTGATAAAAATCCATACCCAGGATGTATAGCATCTACATCTTTCTTTTTCGCTATATGAATTATAGATTCCATATCTAAATAAGCTTCAATAGGTCCCTTATCTTCTCCTACTAAATATGATTCATCTGATTTACTTCTAAAAAGACTATATTTATCTTCTTTTGAATATATCCCTACAGTTCTAATTCCAAGTTCTGAACAAGCTCTAAATATTCTTATTGCTATTTCTCCTCTATTAGCTACCAATACTTTTTTAAATTTTTTCACCATATCTACGCCCTCTCTCCTCGAATTATATCTTTATATTAACATATATTGTTCGTGTTTTTCTATACTTTTAGTATTTTTTTTAATTTAACCTCATATTACTATAATATTAAATTATACTAAAATTGTTTTTTTAATCTTTATCATCATTTATTAAACAGTTATTCTTTATTTAATTAATTTTTTAGTCATTTACACTTTATTTTATTAATTCATTTTATTATATTCTTAATTAAATAAATTGTCAATTGTTTAATATCTTATTATTTTCCAATTTATTTGAAAGCTAAAAGCTAAAAATTCAATCAAAGTAAAAACTCTATCTAAATTAAGTTTCACTTTATTAATATAATTATTCATTCACTTTTAAATTAAACTCAACATAAGTTAATTGTAAATACTCATTCTTTAAAGTAGGTGAATAATTTAATGTTTAATAAATATAAATTTTTAGTTGCAGGAGTTAATACTAAGGTTCCACTTAAAAATAAAAAGATGGTTAATTATATAAACTTTGATAACGCGGCTACAACTCCGCCTTTTATGTCTGTACTTAAAGAAATACTTTCTTTTTCAAATTGGTATTCATCCATCCATCGAGGCAAGGGATACAAATCTCAACTTTCTTCCGATTTATACGATGAATCTAGAGAAATAGTAGCTAATTTTGTAGGAGCAGATATAAATGATAAAGAAATTATATATGTAAAAAATGCAACAGAAGCTATCAATATGCTTTCTAATATACTTCGTAAAGATAATAGTAACTCTGTTGTTTTATCGACTTGTATGGAGCATCATTCTAATGATTTGCCATGGAGAAAAGGAAATATTGATTATGTTAAAATAGATGATTTAGGAAGACTTGATTTAAATGATTTAGAACAAAAACTAATTAAATACGATGGAGATGTTAAGCTTGTAACAGTTACAGGAGTATCAAATGTAACAGGATACAAGAACCCAATACACAAAATAGCTAAAATAGCGCACAAATACAACTCAAAAATACTAGTAGACGGAGCTCAACTAGTTCCTCATACAAAAGTAAATATGAAAAGTGTTAATTCACCTGATCATATAGATTATTTGGTTTTTTCTGCTCATAAAATGTACGCACCTTTTGGAAGCGGAGTATTGATAGGACCTAAGTCTACATTTCAAAAGAACGGTCCTGACTATGTTGGAGGTGGAACAGTAGACATTGTTACTCCCGAAACCGTGATTTGGGCAGATCCTCCAGATAAGGATGAAGCCGGAACTCCTAATTTAATGGGTGTAATAGCTCTTACAAAGGCAATCAAGACCTTATCATTGATAAATATGAAAAACCTAGAGAAATACGAAGATAATCTATTACATTATGCTATGAGAAGTATGAAACATATACCTGATATTAAAATATATGGAGATACAGATAATATAAAAGACAGAACCAGTATTGTACCATTTAATATAGAAGGTATTTCTCACGAGGCAGTAGCCAAAATGCTATCTGCAGAATATGGAATAGGAGTTAGAAACGGATGTTTTTGTGCTCAACCTTATATACAAAACCTTCTTAATGTATCAAAAGAAGAAATAAAAGAAAAAATGTTAATTCCTAATTCTCCAAAACCAGGAATGGTTAGAGTAAGTTTTGGAATATACAATGACTTTAATGAAATAGATGTATTAATAAAAGCTTTATATAAACTAGTTAATAACAAGCAATATTATATAGATAAATACGAAGATAAAAATGCTATTCACAGATGTTAAGATTCATCTAATTTCCTACTCATTAAAAAGGGTTTAGTATATATTTAAATATATACTAAACCCTTTTAATGTTCTCTTATAAACTTTAGATAGCTCTCTATATTTCTTTCCATTTTATTGTCAGCCGGACTATAATATATAGAATCCTTTATATTATCAGGTAAGTATTGTTGCTGCACATAATGGTTCTTATAATCATGAGGATATTTATACTGTACCCCCCTACCTAAATTCTTAGCGCCACTATAATGGGCATCTTTGATGTGATTAGGTATTTGACCAACATCTATTGTATCTAGCTCATAGAGAGCCTTATCTATAGCAATGTAAGCAGAATTTGATTTAGGATAAGTTGCAAGTAATAAAGTCGCTTGAGCAAGTGGTATTCTTGCTTCCGGAAATCCTAGTTGATTAGCACTATCCACACATGACTTTACTATTGTAATAGCATTTGGATAAGCCATACCTATATCTTCGCTAGCAATAACAAGTAGTCTTCTACATATACTTATAAGATCTCCTGCTTTTATAAGTCTTGCTAAATAATGTATACTAGCATCCGGGTCACTTCCTCTAATAGACTTTTGAAATGCACTTAATATATCGTAGTGACTGTCTCCTGATTTATCATAATTCAAAATATTTTTTTGAGTACATTCCTTAGCCTTTTCTATATCTACAACTATTTCGCCATTTTCATTCGGATTAGTTGAATAAACACAAAGTTCAACACTATTAATAGCTCTCCTTAAATCTCCACCGCTTACACTTGCTACATACTCTATTGCATTTTCATCAAACATTATATTTATATCGAATAAATCCTTTTTTATAATTGATATGGACCTTTTAATTCCTTGTATTATATCCCTTTTTTGTATGCTCTTAAATTCAAATATAGTAGATCTACTTAATATAGCCTTATAAATATAATGATAGGGATTTTCTGTAGTACTTGCAATCAATGTTATCTTTCCATTCTCCATAAACTCAAGAAGGGATTGCTGTTGCTTCTTATTAAAGTTTTGTATCTCATCTAAATAAAGTAAAATACCATTTATGCATTCTAAGCTATCTAGATCTTTTATAATTTTCTTTACATCTTCCAAAGATGAATTTGTGGCATTTATCTTGTAAAACTTTTTATTAGTTTTATTGGCAACGATGTTAGCAACAGTAGTTTTTCCTACTCCAGGAGGTCCATAAAATATCATATTAGTTATATATCCCGATTTTAATATTCGACTCAATATTTTATTTTCTCCTATTAAATGTCTTTGTCCTACTATATCTTCTATTTCTTTAGGCCTTATTCTATCAGCTAATGGTTTCATATATCCCACCACTCTTTACCTTAATTTTAAAAATTCGCTTCATGCTAACTCATAGCTCATGTCAATATATAAAAATTAAAAATTATATAATCTCCTTAAAGATTAAAAAGCCCTAATATTATTTATTACATTTCTGTTATAAATAATATAGGACTTTAAATGATACTACTTTTTAATTTTATTTAGCTCGTCTAGTAATTTAGCATTAAGTATTCTTATGTGTGTTCCCTTCATACCTAATGATCTAGATTCTATAACTCCTGCACTCTCAAACTTTCTCAAAGCATTAACTATAACAGATCTAGTTATTCCTACTCTATCTGCTATTTTACTAGCAACAAGTAGTCCTTCCATTCCATCAAGCTCTTTGAATATATGTTCAACAGCTTCAAGCTCAGAATAAGAAAGTGTTCCTATAGCCATTTGAACTACAGCTTTCTTTCTCATTTCTTCTTCCATCTCCTCAGATTTAGCTCTAAGAATTTCTATACATACAACTGTAGCACTATACTCAGCTAATACTAAATCTTCATCCGTAAATACATTCTCATATCTAGAAAGTAATAAGCTTCCTACTCTTTGTCCACTACCTATAATAGGAACTATAGTTGTAAACTTGTCAGAACCTTCAATATCATGCTTAAATATTTCTAAGAATTTATCTCCAGTTATATTCTCAACAGTTTCTGTCACCTTCATTATGTTATCTGTATATTCCTTTGGTAATTTTTCTTCACCAGTTTCTTCATCAGATACAATAGCACTATCTTTAAGATCTGTTAAATGAGCTGCTAATATTTTTCCTTTTCCACTTATTATATAGGTATTAGTATTTAACACTTCACTTAATATTTCACACAATTGTGGGAAAGAAACAGGCTCTGTACCTGATTTTTGTAGTATTTTATTTATTTTTCTAGTTTTGTCAAGTAATTTGCTAGCCATAATATCCTCCTCTTTACACTGTATATCTTAGTCTAGGAAAATAAGAAATTTTTAGAATTTTTGTAATTTTCCACATTATATACATGACACATCTGAAATATTATCACAATTTTTCAAATTAATCAACGTTTTTTAGCTAATTTTCGACTTTTTTTCATAATCGCATTCTTTATTTGAACATATTATTTTTTTCTCTTTTTTTGTTTCTTTATGAACTAAATGTTCGCCACATTTTTCACAAATTTCTCCTGTAGGTTTATTCCATGAAATAAAGTCACATTCAGGGTATTTATCACATCCATAGAATATTCTTCCTTTTTTGCTTTTTCTGATTATTATTTCCCCTTCTTTGCATTTAGGACATTTAACACCGGTTTTATTCAAAAGAGGTTTCGTAGTTTTACATTCAGGATAATTTTTACAAGCTAAAAACTTTCCGAATCTACCATATTTTATAACCATATTATTTCCACATTTTTCGCATATTTCATCTGTTTCTTGTTCTATAGTTATTTTCTCTATTTTTTCTTGTGCTATTTCTATAGCTTCTTCTAGTGGTTTATATACTTCTCTTACTACAGCCTTCCAAGGTATATCTCCTTCTTCAACTGAATCAAGCTTATTCTCCATATCCGCAGTAAAATCTAAATCTATAAATTTTTGAAAATTTTCTTCCATTATTTCATTTACTAAAAGTCCAAGCTCAGTTAAATGCAAGCTAGTTCCTTTTTTCTCTACATATTCTCTAGCAAGTATAGTCCCTATTGTAGGGGCATACGTACTAGGTCTTCCTATACCTAACTCTTCTAAGGTTTTAACAAGACTTGCCTCTGTATATCTCGCTGGTGGCTGAGTAAAGTGTTGTTTTGGAATTATATTATCCATCGTAACTTCCATGCCCTCTTCTATTTTAGGAATCAACTTATCTTCTTTATTAGAAAATGTATATACTTTTAAGAAACCATCAAATTTAAGCTTATGACCTGTTGTTTTAAATATATAATCCCCAACCTTAGCTTTTACATTGTAGCTCTCATATATAGCATCTTTCATCAAACTTGATACAAACCTTGTCCATATAAGATTGTATAGTTTGTATTGTTCATCACTTAAAGATTCTTTAATAAGTTCAGGTGTTCTATCTATACCTGTAGGTCTTATCGCTTCATGAGCATCTTGTACTTTTTTGCCTTTTTTACTCTTATTTTCAAAACCCTTATAGTAATTTTCGCCTAAATTTTCTAGTATATAATCTTTTCCTTTTCCTAGTGCTTCATCTGATATTCTATATGAATCTGTTCTTATATAAGATATAAGACCTGCTGTTCCCTGACCTTTAATATCTATACCTTCATATAGCTGTTGTGCTACTATCATAGTCTTCTTTGTAGAAAATCCTAATTTATTAGCTGCTTCTTGTTGCAGAGCACTTGTTGTAAATGGTCTAGGGCCAGATTTACGCCTTTCCTTAACTTCTATGTTTTCTATAGTTAAATCCTTATTAGCTATCTCATTTAATATAGCATCTACTTGTTCTTTATTTTTTAAATCTATTTTTTTGTTCGACTTGCCATAAAATTTGAACTCAACTTCTTTATCTTCTATTTTAGATATTACATCTATACTCCAGTATTCTTCGGGTTCAAACTTATTTATTTCTCTTTCCCTATCACATATTATTTTAGTAGCAACAGATTGCACTCTTCCCGCACTAAGACCTTTTCTTATTTTTTGCCATAAAAGAGGACTTATCTTATATCCTAATAATCTATCAAGTACTCTTCTAGCTTGTTGAGCATCTACAACCTTTTCATCTATCTCTCTTGGATTTTTTATAGCTTTTTTTATAGCTTCCTTTGTTATTTCATTAAATTCTATTCTACAATTAGAAGTTTCCTCTAATTTTAAAATATGAGCTAAATGCCAAGATATTGCTTCACCTTCTCTATCGGGGTCAGTAGCCAGAAAAACTTTTTCAGCTTTTTTAGCTTCCTTTTTTAACTCATTAATAACAGGTCCTTTTCCCCTTATATTAATGTAGTATGGTTCAAAATCATTTTCTACATCTACCCCTAATTTACTTTTAGGTAAGTCCCTAACATGTCCAACGGATGCTTTAACTGTATAATTTCTTCCTAAAAATTTCCCTATAGTTTTAGCTTTAGCCGGTGATTCAACTATAACTAAGTTCTTTGCCATCAAGTGCACCCCCACAATTCATTTTATACTATATATTTTATTTCCTAACTCCGTTACTATACCCTTTATTTCTAAAATGTTTAAAATTCCTAATATATCTTTTATATTAAGCTTAGTATGCTCACAAATAAAATCCACATGTAATGATCCGTTATTCTTTAATATTGTAACTATTTTGCTCTCATCTTTAGACAAATCTATTTGATATTCACTTTCTTTTTTTACATTATTATAAACAATATCGTATTCTTCAAGTATATCATCTACACTCGAAACAAGTTTAGCGCCTTCTTTTATTATTTTATTACTTCCTTTACTCATAAAAGAATTAATATTTCCAGGAATAGCAAAAACATTTTTCCCATGATCTAAAGCATAATTCATAGTTATTAATGATCCACTTTTCTCACTTGCCTCGACTATTAAAACCCCATCAGATATACCACTAATTATCCTATTTCGCATAGGAAAGTATCCTGGCCTAGCCTCTGTTCCAGGTGGATATTCACTCAATATAATTCCTTCACTTTCAATTATATTGTTCATAAGATGTATATTCTGTTTTGGGTACGGCATATCTATAGAAGATCCAAGTACCGCTATAGTCTTTGATCCTCCATTCAAACAACCTAAATGGCTATAATAATCTATCCCTACTGCCATGCCACTTATTATATTAATTCCTAGTGC is drawn from Tepidibacter hydrothermalis and contains these coding sequences:
- a CDS encoding pyruvate carboxylase, producing the protein MVKKFKKVLVANRGEIAIRIFRACSELGIRTVGIYSKEDKYSLFRSKSDESYLVGEDKGPIEAYLDMESIIHIAKKKDVDAIHPGYGFLSENAEFARMCRENGIEFIGPSPEVMDRMGDKINSKKVAKEANVPTIPGVDHSIETAEEAKVIAKQIGYPIMLKASNGGGGRGMRVIEKEEDLVLEFDRAVSESKKAFGKACIFVEKYLRKPKHIEVQIVGDKHGNIVHLYERDCSVQRRHQKIIEFAPAFGLSEDVRDRICEDALKLANHVGYHSAGTLEFLVDADENYYFIEMNPRIQVEHTVSEMVTGIDIVQSQILVAQGYSLDSEEINIKSQDDIKLNGYSIQCRITTEDPKNNFMPDTGKIHVYRTGSGFGIRLDGGNGFTGSEITPHYDSLLVKTISWDRTFKNSIRKMLRSIKEIRIRGVKTNIGFLVNVLNHPDFVDGKCDTKFVDETEELFEIREGKDRGTKLLQFIGNVTINEAKQVKKDFDMPKAPKVDESIMMEGSRDLFKKLGTKKFMEYVKDEKKLFITDTTMRDAHQSLFATRVRTNDLLKVSKAVSHNMNDLFSLEMWGGATYDVAYRFLKESPWLRLEKLRENIPNVMFQMLLRASNAVGYKNYPDNVLKEFIKESSNKGIDIFRIFDSLNWIENMRLPIYEALNTGSLVEGTICYSGDILDPTKTKYTTKYYVNMAKELEKMGVNMIAIKDMAGLLKPYAAYELVKALKEEVGVPIHLHTHDTSGNGLSTLLMASQAGVDIVDTAVESMAGLTSQPSMNSLVEALKNTGRDTKIDLEGIYQIGEYYRDLRKVYSKFESDLKTSSAEIYKYEIPGGQYTNLKPQVESLGLGNKFKEVKDNYKEANEILGDIIKVTPSSKVVGDLSIFMTKNGLNKENIATKGEEVSFPDSVVDYFRGMIGQPEGGFPKDLQKVVLKGEEPIGVRPGELLEDVDFDEIEKMLDEKFNMKTNMRNIISYCLYPKVYEEYLSHLKEYNDVSKLESDVFFHGLNKGEECEVEIEPGKVLTIKLVEIADAKEDGKRTLTFELNGMRREVEIEDKNFAMNVKTVLKADLDNKLEVGASIPGKVVKILVNEGDEVKENQPVIIIEAMKMETTIVSRSNGVIDKVYVKEADVVSDRELLIAMKEK
- a CDS encoding aminotransferase class V-fold PLP-dependent enzyme produces the protein MFNKYKFLVAGVNTKVPLKNKKMVNYINFDNAATTPPFMSVLKEILSFSNWYSSIHRGKGYKSQLSSDLYDESREIVANFVGADINDKEIIYVKNATEAINMLSNILRKDNSNSVVLSTCMEHHSNDLPWRKGNIDYVKIDDLGRLDLNDLEQKLIKYDGDVKLVTVTGVSNVTGYKNPIHKIAKIAHKYNSKILVDGAQLVPHTKVNMKSVNSPDHIDYLVFSAHKMYAPFGSGVLIGPKSTFQKNGPDYVGGGTVDIVTPETVIWADPPDKDEAGTPNLMGVIALTKAIKTLSLINMKNLEKYEDNLLHYAMRSMKHIPDIKIYGDTDNIKDRTSIVPFNIEGISHEAVAKMLSAEYGIGVRNGCFCAQPYIQNLLNVSKEEIKEKMLIPNSPKPGMVRVSFGIYNDFNEIDVLIKALYKLVNNKQYYIDKYEDKNAIHRC
- a CDS encoding replication-associated recombination protein A; translated protein: MKPLADRIRPKEIEDIVGQRHLIGENKILSRILKSGYITNMIFYGPPGVGKTTVANIVANKTNKKFYKINATNSSLEDVKKIIKDLDSLECINGILLYLDEIQNFNKKQQQSLLEFMENGKITLIASTTENPYHYIYKAILSRSTIFEFKSIQKRDIIQGIKRSISIIKKDLFDINIMFDENAIEYVASVSGGDLRRAINSVELCVYSTNPNENGEIVVDIEKAKECTQKNILNYDKSGDSHYDILSAFQKSIRGSDPDASIHYLARLIKAGDLISICRRLLVIASEDIGMAYPNAITIVKSCVDSANQLGFPEARIPLAQATLLLATYPKSNSAYIAIDKALYELDTIDVGQIPNHIKDAHYSGAKNLGRGVQYKYPHDYKNHYVQQQYLPDNIKDSIYYSPADNKMERNIESYLKFIREH
- the codY gene encoding GTP-sensing pleiotropic transcriptional regulator CodY → MASKLLDKTRKINKILQKSGTEPVSFPQLCEILSEVLNTNTYIISGKGKILAAHLTDLKDSAIVSDEETGEEKLPKEYTDNIMKVTETVENITGDKFLEIFKHDIEGSDKFTTIVPIIGSGQRVGSLLLSRYENVFTDEDLVLAEYSATVVCIEILRAKSEEMEEEMRKKAVVQMAIGTLSYSELEAVEHIFKELDGMEGLLVASKIADRVGITRSVIVNALRKFESAGVIESRSLGMKGTHIRILNAKLLDELNKIKK
- the topA gene encoding type I DNA topoisomerase, which encodes MAKNLVIVESPAKAKTIGKFLGRNYTVKASVGHVRDLPKSKLGVDVENDFEPYYINIRGKGPVINELKKEAKKAEKVFLATDPDREGEAISWHLAHILKLEETSNCRIEFNEITKEAIKKAIKNPREIDEKVVDAQQARRVLDRLLGYKISPLLWQKIRKGLSAGRVQSVATKIICDREREINKFEPEEYWSIDVISKIEDKEVEFKFYGKSNKKIDLKNKEQVDAILNEIANKDLTIENIEVKERRKSGPRPFTTSALQQEAANKLGFSTKKTMIVAQQLYEGIDIKGQGTAGLISYIRTDSYRISDEALGKGKDYILENLGENYYKGFENKSKKGKKVQDAHEAIRPTGIDRTPELIKESLSDEQYKLYNLIWTRFVSSLMKDAIYESYNVKAKVGDYIFKTTGHKLKFDGFLKVYTFSNKEDKLIPKIEEGMEVTMDNIIPKQHFTQPPARYTEASLVKTLEELGIGRPSTYAPTIGTILAREYVEKKGTSLHLTELGLLVNEIMEENFQKFIDLDFTADMENKLDSVEEGDIPWKAVVREVYKPLEEAIEIAQEKIEKITIEQETDEICEKCGNNMVIKYGRFGKFLACKNYPECKTTKPLLNKTGVKCPKCKEGEIIIRKSKKGRIFYGCDKYPECDFISWNKPTGEICEKCGEHLVHKETKKEKKIICSNKECDYEKKSKIS
- the dprA gene encoding DNA-processing protein DprA, producing the protein MNMDDMYLLLSHIKGIGYKTIQKIDDYFTDIQNFDIVSDEEIYKIPNISLKIKKNIVNYRSSTYLHEIKENLKKHEMNYVTINNSNYPKRLKHIYDPPHILYFKGNKNLLNEFCIAMIGSRKPTNYGVFCANKISKELSALGINIISGMAVGIDYYSHLGCLNGGSKTIAVLGSSIDMPYPKQNIHLMNNIIESEGIILSEYPPGTEARPGYFPMRNRIISGISDGVLIVEASEKSGSLITMNYALDHGKNVFAIPGNINSFMSKGSNKIIKEGAKLVSSVDDILEEYDIVYNNVKKESEYQIDLSKDESKIVTILKNNGSLHVDFICEHTKLNIKDILGILNILEIKGIVTELGNKIYSIK